The window ttgggcagttaggttcctgcaagaacccccatctactaaggaggttcctcgatgaactccacctcctatggggttcttggaagaaccttttgggggcaattttcagtgccaagaaccttaaggttcttcgaagaactttgaggatcttagaagaacccttgttgaacccctattgttattttactgctgcgctttaattatttttttaggtattctttcttaaaactacattgttggttaagggcttgtaagtaagcatttcactgtaaggtctccacctgttgtaaaAAATACCCTAAATACCATGCATCAAAGAGAAACTACAAAATGCCGGTGTCAAAAATACATTTAATTACTCAAATTGTATTTAGTTAATCGAAAAAcagaaaatacatttgcaaacttaAATTAGCTAGGCTATTAAACAACCAGTTACCCTTAGTTAACACGCTATAAACAGTATCAATAGCCCAGACAATTGGCATAGACAATTGGCTAGCGCATGGTGGGCCTAAAGCCCtatttttaaaataatgtatTCGTTCCTTTGTCATTCAATTTTGTATAATGTGGTAATCTAATGTATTTAGCCTGTTGTAGTGCTAACATTCAAATATGACCTTGATGGTGAAATGTGGTGGAATAAGGACACAAACAGAGGACGTAACTGATGAATTGCCCGTTTATTTTATTGTGATAACAACAGAGCAGGAACTGAACTCCAATTTATCTGTATTTGTCAGCCAGGGCAGCGGACAAGGCTGCAAGGAATTTATCCACAGCAATGTGCACTTCGGGAGTGAAATCCGCAGGGAAGTGAACAGCCAGGGTCACAAGGATGTTGTGGGACAGAATCTGAAAAGTATATTTTTAAAGTTAATATTGAATGATTAAGCCATAGCAACAGACTTAGAGTTGATGTCGAAAGTGATCAATATACAGACAATAGGTTATCTGGGAGCGAACCTTGAAGTTTCCAGGGTCAACGCGCAGCTTGAAAGCGTGCAAATCGCTGAGCGCACTCAGTCCTCCGACGAGGTTGTCCATCTTTCCGACAGCATTACCAATTGCACCCATGATGGTACTTCCATGCTTCTTGACTGGGGCAGAGCCGGGGCTCAGGTCAGCCCAGTGGGAGAAGTAGGTCTTAGTCTGGGGGTAAGCAGTCAGCATCCTGCAAAGGAAGGTACAGAATAGTTTGTACCATAGGCGTTTTTATTCGATTTTCAACTTCTAAGCATTACGCGTATCATATTTCTCCCATCGTCTGTGTCTACAATGTAATCAAAGTAGTTGACTTATTGTATGTTAAAATGTTTCGTCCGGGTAGGCACATAGGCCGCTGTCAACAGGTTAAACACAACCA of the Coregonus clupeaformis isolate EN_2021a unplaced genomic scaffold, ASM2061545v1 scaf5275, whole genome shotgun sequence genome contains:
- the LOC121550829 gene encoding hemoglobin subunit alpha, whose amino-acid sequence is MSLTAKDKSLVKAFWGKISGEADVVGAEALGRMLTAYPQTKTYFSHWADLSPGSAPVKKHGSTIMGAIGNAVGKMDNLVGGLSALSDLHAFKLRVDPGNFKILSHNILVTLAVHFPADFTPEVHIAVDKFLAALSAALADKYR